One Thamnophis elegans isolate rThaEle1 chromosome 2, rThaEle1.pri, whole genome shotgun sequence genomic window, tatttttttaaggaGGGAACCAGCTTGATTTAAATAACTCAGCGTCTTCTAACCAGGACCATATTTTCTaacatcttataaaaaaaatatatcattcaTCTCAAAGTATGTGTGACAGAGATGTTTTCTGGATTTATGTTACATTCCCAAACTGCTGAATTTGTCAAGTATTTCATTATCACTTTACTACCATTGTATATTTTGTGATATCGAAATAATCAGAAAGGTCAATCCTATTTGAAATTTTAGTGGAAATTGCCATTTGGAGAAATCTTGTGTTGGTGTGATtatgattggttttttttttaaccttaatatagttctaaaaatgcttctgcatgtCCCGATTAATTCTATTTCTCATTTTGAAGGGTTATTATATTATGGAAACAGTCATTGCACAATATAGATGATTCCTCTACATAATATACATGtaaatatgttatatatatatatatatatatatatatatatatatatatgtatgtatgtatgtatgtatgtatgtatgtatgtatgtatgtatgtatgtatatatgtatatatgtatatatgtatatatgtatatatgtatatatgtatatatgtatatatgtatatgtacctaagggtagaacaagaagcaatgcgtggaaactaatcaaggagagaagcaacttagaactgaggagaaatttcctgacagttatagaacaatgaatcagtgtaacaacttgcctccagaagttgtgaatgccccaacactggaagtctttaagatgttggataggcaaAGGGGTTGGCCTGGGAGAAAAAGGGATCAGGGGACCCAATTCAGTTTCTGACACGGAGAGAGGAGAAGTCGAGTCCCTCACAAAGGACCCCAAGGAACCCTCCATGTTGGCGCTTCCCTCAGAGCCGCGTCTCTCTCCCTCCGCTCTTCCCGCCAGAATAGGCTcctcccaccccttctctggcCCCCTTTTCCCGCTTCTCGTCGGGAATCGCACTGGGAGGGGGCGTGGCCAAGAAGAAAGGGGAGGACTCACGCAAGCTCCCGTCTCGCCTGGAGTGGGGGTGGCTGGGTGTCATAGTCCCCTCCCAGTCCCGCGTGGGTGCTCCTTCCCCCGTTCGCTTCCAGGGCTCCCGGCcaacgtccccccccccccccagcagcagcagcagcagcaataggcGGCATCCACGGAGGCTTCCCATAAGAGAGGGGAGAAGGGGCATCGGGAGGGGGCGGGGCTCGACAGGGAGATTTCGGAGTGGCCTCCAAGGAATCCGTTGCGCCAATGGGAAGCCTCCCTTTTGTTGAGTCATCTGTCTCCGGGCAAATTTCTCCCTGCGGGGAAAGCCtttgaaggagaaagagaaggggggagcCGTATGACTCTCCTCCTTCTGCTCCACGGGGAGCCTGTTTCCCTGAACtattgtgtgtgagtgagtgacgGAGAAAAAGAGAGGATCCCCAAAGGACGGAAGCGGCGTGCCCTCCGCGTGACTTTCTGCAAGTCCCCTTTTGCACCAGGACCCGGGAAGGCGCGCGATCTCCGCCTGGTTTCTCCCGGATGCCGCTTGCACAGCTCGCTCTCCAGGGCAGGTGCAACTCCGGGCAGAGGCTGCCCTGCAAAAGCCTCCAAAGCTGCCCCCGCGGCCGCCATTTCACCCCAGGTGCCGGCAGGGGGCGCACTCTTGGCTGCCCACTGCCGAGGCCACTGCGCATGCTCCACTCGGTCTGCGTGGTTGCGTAGTTTCGGGCGCGAGTCGCTCCCTGGGAATCTGGTGGGGGCGGGCAAGGACGGGTCCGCGACTCAGATCTTCCACAGGAGAGGGAACGAGGTTCGGTGGGAGCGGGAAACCCGCCCCATAACGGCTCTTGGCTGTGCATGGGGGAAATCCAAGagtgaggaggagagaaggaagcccAAAGGAATCCCCTGCTCGCATCTTCGGATTCCTGGAAGACTGGAAGGATCCTTGGAGAGCCAACGGAGACCAGTTGCCCGGCCGCGCCAGTAGCTGGAGGCTCAGGATACCTCACTAGGTAAGGGAAGACTGTTCCACTGGATTGGAGGTTTTCTAGACAGATTCCAGTTATCCTTCATTCTCGGCGTCTTCTCGGGACCCCATAAAGAAAGCTAGAACTGCCTCTTCAAGCTAGAAGACTTAAGGCGCACAAAGGAATCCCCTCCCTTCAGAGCAAGCCTAGGATTTGCCTTTCACAGAAGACCAACTTTTGTAGGAGCCACCTTGAGTTGCATTCTGGCTCCTCCATCATGATAGATTTCTCTTTGTCTTTGGCCTTCCTTAAGAGATAATTTTCACTAAATTCCTACCCAGATCCCTGCTGGTCCATTTCCAACACCACCTGCACTTTCAGGCATGTTTCCTGGGTTGCTAGAACATCACTAATTTCTCTGGTTTCAAACtgcagagagagtggggggggggagagaatttaCAGGGATTGAGCAAAAGCTTTGGATGCCGAAGGTATAAACCGCCATGTGTTGTTCCGAAAGGTTAGGAGAACAATCTAACTGAGCTTAGTTCTTCAGCATGTGGTGGGGTTTGGTCTTCTCCTTTTATTCATGGCTCCCATGATGGAGCCCATGAAAGGAAGTGTGAAGAGACAAAAATGGAGATTTCcagggcaggacaggaagaaaCCTTAAGCTGTGCCTTCAAGATAGAAAAGATGAAGTTGAACTCTTTCCTGTTTCcattctgtctctctcatttCCAGTGGACAAAATGGAGTCACCGTTGTTCACTGAATCTTCTCCTCCTATTGATGGAGCTGAAAGAACTGCTGGATTCCTGACTCAGGTAAGAAAGAAGAGGTTAGCCGCTTATATGGGGGAGAATTAGGAGGCCTCTAGTTTCCTTTGCCGACTCTACATATCATTACTGCTATTCCTGAGCAAAGGACAACAAGCAAATTTAAATTTACGATCAGGCAAACTAGGCCCATCTCTCAACTAAGTTTTGGAGATGAATGGAATTATTTAGTGGTTATGTCAGAGTGCGCACACTGTGACtatgtgagacaacccaggagcagaTACATCAAACAGAGGTTTGTGtttaaatagtggttttatctaaaaagaatatatacatacacgttCTTTAGTCCGACCTCAAGGAGAAAGCAATCAGCAAATTAAAGCACAAAAGCACACACGGAAAGAGAGATATCCCCCATCAGGTCTCTTcttattacaggctcttaaaATGGTATCGGCCCAAAAAtcttgctgactcattcccagcATTACATCATGGTAGCAgttggtcagctcttaaatcttTACCCTGACAGGTTATATAATTCTGGTTTCAAAAAATGCCACATGGCACTTCATATTGCCTATCCCAAGTAAAGCAGACAGGAGACATGAGTGGTTAGGCTAACTATAGTTTATTGTAAGCATAATCTTGTTTTCCTATCATTGACGAAAGGAATAAAAACAGGAGAAGCAGAAATGTTAATAAAACGAAGGAGATCATCATAGATTTTAGAAACAGTCGGCCTGGTCATACTCCATTCCCTATGAAGGATGCAGCAGTAGACATGGTCAAAAGTATTAAGTGTTGCAAATGCAGGTACCAAAGAATCTGAACTGGTCTCCAcacatcatccttagtgaagcatgcaaaccagcGTTTCCATTTCCTTCTTTGGATGAggagtatttctagcaggactaccagattctgtaacagctttgttccctatgcctgGTAAACTTCCAAGATCTGTTTCTCTCGCCACGTATACATCCAAACtaaactgtgttgtttctccgtgtcatatatgtgattatatgcataattttgtattaattattagaggtggagacccttaAGGACTGTacgcaacaaaatttcattttaatatataccAAATAGCGTACATTCAAAGTGAGAATAAAGTtatattctctttctcccttgatAAATTGCTTTGTGTATCATCAGCATTTTGATGGCTGGAAGTGCCTTCCTAGTATTTTCATGAAAGTTCATGAGAGTGAGAAAGGCTGACCCTTCAAAGAACCACAAAGACCATTTGGTTACTATGATACACAGAAATCCTACAGAACCTCTTGAAAATATCATGAAATGTTGGGGCTACTGGTAGATGGTGTGCCTGAGGCACACTATGCCACTTGATCAAGGCAGGCTGCTGACATTGAAGGTCAGCAGAGTCAGTCAAAGTAGTGCTAAAATGTCGTAATTGGCTGTCAGGCATAGGCTGTGAATGTTGCCCTTTTTATCATACTATGTTAAGTCCGACTAGGGAAAGGCCCAGTCAAGAATTTTCACTTTGTGCTCTTAGGCTTTGCAGATTAAAGGAGGTCTTGCAAATTCTATCTGCTCACATGGATTCTTCTTTGTTTAGAGTCCTGTGTCCTTTGGGGAGGTGGCCATCCATTTCAACAGTGAAGAGTGGCTGCTGCTTGATCCCAACCAGAAAGTCCTGCATGAAGAAGTCATGTTGGAAATGTCTAGGATCATGGCTTCTTTAGGTGAGGGTTCCTCTGGAGGAAAATTTAAGTCATAGCAAGGTGTCACTAGATACTTTATTTACAACTTGGATATGTACATAAGTTGTTAAAAGTGATTCCATactctccttttttcctcttaCATTAATTCTAGTCCCCTTTCATGGCCTTCTAAGTTGCATTTAGAAGAAAGAGATCAGTATagtgcaatgttccctctaattttttttcagtgtgagcagaaaagtatagtgtttgagcggcatattttcatccctgagcacctgaatttttttaacagatgtcacctaagacaacaacttcagtattatttgaaactcaaagttatgtttattcaaggtacccgcttaattaaaagtgttatataatatcagtatcacttaacagcgctcctgcttagcaaccaaaatgttcctcagaaagtctggcttttgaagcatgcaaatcttaaagctgttgttacaacaccctcgcacccctaaacctttagaaaaaaaacccagcggtCTTCAaccctgacagctttaagacttgtggacttcaactcccagaattccacctccAGTCACGTTGCGGCGacatcatctgcgtggatctgctccatcttcgggtttttttcacagggggcagggctgccgctgaagatgccaatgagccccccccccaccagaataactgctgccgcctccccctcctccaagagaaccaccacatttgctgcccggcgctgccgGTGATGTGAaactgccaaagctcccgctgacagcacctccgctcggagcacctgagctgggcaccgcatttacccctgccgccgcctcatcCTCTGCCGTTCTTTTAAGAagacatgaggcctttttttcctgctcccgccccctccgccgcctttcTACTAActcccgtggcctcatggctcctcaaaagcacggcagaggaggaagggggagggataacgtgcGGGCTAGCTCAGGTGCTCCGCCTGGGGGAGGCACCACGGGCGGGGGTGCTGCTgacgggagctttggtggcttcatcTCAGCCGCGGTGTCGGGCGGCAAATCCAGTGCtgttaaaggaggaggaggaggagacagcagatattctggtggcgacaggggctttggggggttacttcagccgcagcgccgggcacaAGCGGCTAGGATTGGCCACCCACagaggacctccccgggcttgctttgctgaacacaggggcgactgacgctagtttgagcagccgcggccggcacaaactaccgtcagtcgctccgtgctcatcaaaacaagtctgcggAGGTCCTTTGATGGCGGCCAGTTCTacctgcctgcaaaggacttccccacgtttgctttggcagaaatcactgcgcggcagttagaggGAACAATGGTTTAGTGACCAGGAAGGGTTTACATTCAGTCTTGTAATCATCTTTGACTGGGTCATTACTGCAGAGTTATTGGGAAGATGATCAGGGATAGGATGTTTTTGCCTGTTGTAGTTGTCCTACTCAGCAACAAATTTTGTCTTGCTTTGTGTTGCAATGACATATGTGCTCTTACTAAATGCAAGTTGGGTGCCTCATAGATGAGACAAGTTGGGTGCCAGGTCCTGTTGTCAaaacttgtttttttgctttaagCTTTTAATGAGGGTTAGATGAACAGCCATGCTAGTCTTTTAAGTTAGTAACTAATATTCATATGCTGTCATTTCCCTCATTGCAGACGCCCAGTAATAGATAAATCTGTGCATAGGAATACCAAAGTGGAGGTTGTAGATTAttctaatttatttcttttccccCCGCAAGCATTTGATACACAGAAGAAGGGAAATGACCGGGAGCCAAATTTAGTGCCATTGCAAATAATCAAAACTGAAATTCCTGAGGAGACATCTACAAATAATCGGGGAAGGAGAAAACGTGGAAAGAATCACAATTGGAGAGAAAAAACTATTTCTGAATATGTGGAAATGGATCGTTTCCTGACCCAACATGATTCCAAAGAAAGTACGGAGAAATGTCGAAGTAGAAAAAGATTCAAAGTAAGCCCTAATGTTAGTAACCACTacaaaaattcaaaaagtttCAGCAGTAATAATGTTACTTCACATAAAAAGATCCAGGCAAGGGAGAAGCCCTACAACGGTGTGGACTATGGAAAAAGCGTGGGGTGGAGAGATACTTTAACTTTTCATGAAAAGATCCACACTAGAGAAAAGCTCTATaagtgcctggagtgtggaaagagcttcaagtATAAAGGCTATTTGAAATCCCACAAAAGGATCCATaaaaggagaaaaccttataaatgTGTAGATTGTGGAAAAACGTTCAGTGTGAAGAGTTCCCTTGCTTGCCATAAAAGGAAGCATACTGgaaaaaaaccctataaatgtatggagtgtggaaagagcttcagtgtaaAGAGTTCTCTTACTTCTCATAaacggatccacacaggagaaaaaccctataaatgtcTAGAGTGTAGGAAGACTTTCCACCACAGTAGTCAACTTACTTTGCATGAACGGatgcacacaggagaaaaactctATAAATGCCTAgactgtggaaagagcttcagccaaAGCAGTGACCTTACTACCCATTTTCgggtccacacaggagaaaagccttataaatgcatggagtgtgaaaAGAGCTTCAGTGTAAAGAGTTCTCTTActtctcataaaaggatccacacaggagaaaaaccctataaatgcaaACAGTGTGAGAAGAGCTTCAGCAGTAGTAGATACTTGAGGAGCCATAGAAGGATCCATTcagggagaaaaccttataaTTGTGTGGATTGTGGACAAAGGTTCAGTCTGAAGAGTTGCCTTACTTCCCATAAAAGAGTACATACTggagaaaaaccctataaatgcctagactgtggaaagagcttcagccaaAGCGGTGGCCTTGCTACCCATTTTCgggtccacacaggagaaaaaccctatgaATGCctagagtgtggaaagagcttcagtgtaaAGAGTGGTCTTACTTCTCATAAAagggtccacacaggagaaaaaccctataaatgcctaGATTGTGGGAGGGGCTTCAGACTAAGCAGTGGCCTTGCTATCCATAAAttgattcacacaggagaaaaaccctataaatgcatggagtgtggaaagagcttcagtgtaaAGTGTTCTCTTACTTCTCATAAAagggtccacacaggagaaaaaccctataaatgcctaGATTGTGGGAGGGGTTTCAGCCAAAGCAGTGGCCTTGCTACCCATAAACgagtccacacaggagaaaaaccctataaatgcatggagtgtggaaagagctacAGAAACAGCAGTTACCTGAACCTCCATAAACGgtttcacacaggagagaaaccctataaatgcatggagtgtggaaagagcttcagtgtaaAGAGTTCTCTTACTTCTCATAaacggatccacacaggagaaaaaccctataaatgtcTAGAGTGTAGGAAGAGTTTCCGCCAAAGTAATCAACTTATTTTACATAACaggatccatacaggggaaaAACCTTATAAGTGCACAGTCTGTGGAAAGACCTTCGCTGCTAGTGGCCATCTGATGTACCATAAAAGaacccacacaggagagaagccttataaatgcttggaatgtggaaagggcttcTGTGATAACCGTACCCTTACTTCCCATAACAGGATTCATAAAGGAGAGAAATCATGTATGCCATGAATTTGGGAAGAGTTTGAGTACAAGCCAGTCCCTTACTTATCACATTAATACCACACATAGAAGAAATTGCACTACTGCAATTAAGTCACCTGTTCccataagaggatccacacaggaggaaAATAGAAATGTACGGAATGAGGAAGGTGTTTTTGTGAAAATAGAATGCTTCTTAAGAAAGAATCCACAGAGGAGAGAAAAAATCTCCCGTGGAAAGCAATCaatttatttaccatattaaTACTCTCCTAACCTAGCTGAAAGGCGCTTTAAAAATGTGTCGACCCTGAAGATTACATATATGGAACCATATTTTATTGTAGCCTTTGTACTCTTTTTTATTAGCATTTAGGTATGTagtaaatgaatttaaaaatactTTCAGGCTCGCCACTTTCTAACTGTTGAAAGGCAGGGGGGGTGTAAAGATAAGGGGGGAATGTCAGATTTAGGTCGCATTTCCTGTGGGAAGAGAAGAGACCTGCAGCTGGCCGGAGGTGGAATTTGGAGTCGCCAGGCTGTTGGACTGACAAGTGATTGAAGATTatgagttttttggggggggggagggagtttcAGACTTTTGCTTTTTTAGGGTGTAATTCTAGATCTGGTTCAGAGTTGGAGTTCTACCAAATCCTTGACAATTTAatgtgttcctaataaatggatttgaaaagaaagatggatgcCATGGACTAATTTTCAGGACACATTACTTGGAGGTTTGAGAAAATGGTTTTATTGatctaacatttttttaaagatcttgATTTAAGTTATTCATTGGTCGGTTTCTCTGATTAATCTACCGTATTTTCTATTTCTCAAGATTTTCAAATGCCGCTTTACTGGCTCCTTCATTTTGTGTTATCAAGTTCATCAGAAAGATCAATCATAGTTGACATATCAGATTGCTATGGTTTTGGAGAAAACAGTTACAAGCATGATTGTGACTTTGTACTTTTTATcgatatatttttaaagaacagattTCCTGATTATTAACAACCTTTCTCATATGTAAGAGAACTTATCGGGGGGGATGGGGAgtggaataaaattttagaaagtgCTAGAGGGGTGGTGGAATGAGTTCAGATCTGACTCAGTTTCACGTTGCACAGTGATACATTGAAAACCATGGAATGAGAAAAGCATTAGCAAGGTAGATTTATATATGAAAGAAGCAAAGAAGAGACATAGCCTATAAAATCGGGGAACATTCCTCATTATAAAATCTTGGCATTTTTAAGTAATCTTAATTACTTAATTTTGCAGCTGTGGAATCCATGCAGTATTGATAATGCTTTGGCCAACTTTATCTTCTTTACATCAGAGGATTCAAAGGATAACCAGAGAACAGAAACCCTTTGGCTGCTTTCTACAGTCTGAGCATCCATTTGGACTTTTGAGTGATAGACGAGGATTTGTGCTTCAAGGAGTCAGAGGGTCTAGGTATTAATgggaagacatttatcagcatcTTCTcattaaatacaattaaataatACAGTAgttgaatatattattatttcaagGTATTTcgtattctccagccagcaatttCACCCTTTCTCTTTGCCTTGTAAGAGATACCATTGTTATTTTGAAGGATATTTGGGGGTGAGTGGAGTCATGTAGTAGGATCTGAGGATACTCCCAGTCATTCAGCCTCAGCCATGGAGTGAGCCTGAGGGATCCACTGAGGTGTTTTCCTTCAGGGAACCTGCTGAATTGAGGGGAGCGGCCCCCCAAACTCTGGTCCTTCTTTTGGGTTGGGGACTTTTTTCTCGCCTAAATCAGGGATACTTTAAAGCATGTGGAGGTGGTGGGGCCTCAAGATCCTCAAGGGGGGGTGTTGGAAAGATTCTTGGCAGGACACCATTGAGGTAGAGGAGGgcctgagggagaggagaggcccaGAGGGTGGCCTAATTCAGAGTCTGAGAGAAAGGAGGAGCAGGATTGGTCCCTGAGGAGCTCTGGAGATCCCTGAGGGCGGTGCTTCCCTCTGGGGGTGCCTCCTTCTCATCCTCTCAGCCAGTAAATAGATTCCCAACCCCTCTCAGGACCACCGTTTCCTGCTGAGAGAAGTGCACTGGGAGGGGTGTGggcagaagagaaggggagaagtcTCACACTCCCACCTCCTTTGCCCTGCAGCTTTTCTCCAACATCACCCGTAGGGATTTCAGTCCCCTCCTACCCACCCCACCGACATCAATGTACTCCCACCACTCCCTCCTTACTGATTGGGGCTCCTTATCCCCTTCTAGGGACCCTGGATAGCACTCCCACCAGTAGCATCAGGGGACCTCAACATGGCCTATGTATGCTCCTCCCCACCAAGAGAGGAGACACCTAGAGGCTGCCATCCTCAGAAGTGGAATTGGGTGGATGGGGTCTGGCCAGGGTGGGTTCTTTAGTTTAATGTATGTGTATGCCTTTCCTTGGGGAGGCTGCCAACCTCAGAAGTggaattgggtgggtgggggtctgATCTCAGAAGTGGAATTGGGTGGATGGGGTCTGGTCAGGGTGGGTACTTTAGTTTAATGTATGTGTATGCCTTTCCtcggggaaaggaggaggaatcgCCTCAGCGGAGAAGCAGCTGAAGCGATTCCAAGACTCCAGTTTTCTGCCAAAATCTGACAGGCGCTGCTCACCCGCCATTGGCTTGGCAGGTTAACGTGACCCAGCGCCTCACATGCCCTTCCCCCACGCCTCCACCatccatgctccccccccccagcaaaatGCCTGCAGCCGATCCAAATCAGGGAACTTTCTTGGACAGAGCAATGGATCTCTGAGATCACCTGAGAaatgtgggagggggaggagaatctCAAAATGGCTCGTATATGCAGAGAATCTGGATCTGGTGGTCTCCAGGCTTGGCTAAGTGCTTCAACCTGACTGGTGTGGGGCACAGAAGTCTCTCCCTGGGGAGACGGAACATTGAAACAATGCAGGGGTGTATCTTCAGGAGGGGGAAAGAGTACAGGTATACCTTgagttacaactgtttgtttagtgccagttacaatagcactgaaaagtgTGATTTGGTGGACCGACCAGACATGGGGAGAGTGgcaggtgcatgcatgcacgtacaCCTCCATCTGTGTGAGCGGCAGCCGTATGCATGCTCTGTACTCATGTGAATGGAGCTTAGCAGGTAAGCGCCCTCCATTCACACAAGTAGAGGTTCATGCGGCAGCACAAACTTTCCTTTCGTGAAAGTTTCTTTCACAAGTGCAGGTCCACCCGTACCTGTagttcacacaaatggagctgcacacgCCTGTGTGTGCCTGCTACTAACATACCACCCCATGCTGGGCCAGGATGCCAGTCGGGAAAGGTTGGGTACCGCTGAATTAAGAGGAATCCAGGAGGAATACGGTCTGTACCCCAGTTAAGCAAAGGGGTTCCTTTTACAGATGCTCAGGTTTTGTCCCTCGTCTGAAGTCAGGGAAACTTTGTCTTCACATCTGGAAGATTCATCATGACTTTTTCACGTTGCTGAGCTCCCTTACCCAAGCACTTCAGCTGCACCCACCTTCGGATGGCTTCCCCTCACTGGGCATCTTCCTCTGGGAATTCTGGGTCCCCCAAGCCCCAGTGAAAGAGAGGACACACACAAAAGGTCCAACAGAATTTTATTTGAAGGGATCCAAATGGCCCAAATGACAGGCCTGGGGGCCGGCCGGCCCACCCCTCCCTCCATGCTCCCCTTTCAGGTCTTGACGGACACCTTGCCCTGGGTCCGCTGGAATTCCTGCTGCAACCGGCCCAGGGCCTCCCGATGCTGCTCCGACTTCCGCTCGAAATCCTGAATCTGAGCCTCGTAGCGTTTGCTGCGGACAGAGAACCAGGCCAGTTAATGCCTGAGCATGGGGAGAAACCTCAGAAGAGCTGTGGGGACCCTGACGTACACTGCCTCGGGAGCTGGAGGCCCTACCCAGGAACCCCCGCCCACTCACATCTCCCCTGTGATGTACTCCAGCCTCTTTCCCACAGTTGCTTTGGCTTCCTCTGTGTCCTGCTTCACCAACACCGGACCAATGAGCTTGTAGACGGCATTAGAGGAGTCCAGCAGGTCCAATTcctggagagggagaagaaggagggctGTTGCTGAAGGAGGCCCAGGgcaagagaggagaaggggagaaccAGCCCGGCCCTCACCTCCTTCACCACATGGTTCTCCGTCAACTGAGCCTCCAGCTTCTGACGGGCTGTCATGCATTTGCTCATATCTgcaagggggaagagaagagacaCACATACCCTTTGTGGTTAGGGTCCTTTGCTTCCTGAGCCTGTTTCCAGCAGCCATACCCCATCAGGTCTAGAGGAGACTTCTATTACAAGTGTATCAGGAAAGAGACAGGACTCAAttcctcccacccccccccccccgtactaCTAAAAGGCCCAGCAATTGGAGAAGAGCACTCGGGACACCTGCGAGAACCCTCCGCATCTTTGGGAACACCTCCAGCAGTCAGCAGGGGGACACAGGGAGGGATTCCTCTAAGGGGGAGTCACAATGCTGTTTCCTTCCATCTTCTGGCTCTCCAGGATACAAGAGGAGCTGATAGGCTCTAGCTGGTTTGGGGGAGAGACCAGGAGATCGAAGGAAGGAGTGGACCCAGGCTCCAGCGCCCTGAGAGGCGGGCATTGAAGGGCAAAGATGTCATGGGGAGGTGAGGGCGAGAAGGAGCTAGTGGCCATCCAGATAGCCTCACCAGCCATTGTAGACTCAGCTTAGCAAGCTCTCTGTAAATGATTGGTGGCCGCATGAAGTGTGGCTCCTATTGTTTTCATGCAGCCTAGCTTAtgggctgctggctggggaagAGGGGAGCTGCACAAAAACCGTGTTTCTAAAACGGCTGCCACCTTCAGAAAACAGGATCCTGCAGAGTGGTCAGGAGCAACTGGGAGGAATGGGAAGACagtgcagtgtgtgtgtgggttgTCCTGGGACCCTCCCCGCAGCAGAATCCAGGGCAGGTTCTGACCTTTCTGGAGCTGCTGATATTTCTCTAGCTCCGTCTGTAGCTTCTTCTGCAGAGCTTCACCCATGGTGTCTTTCTCAGCTTGC contains:
- the LOC116503363 gene encoding zinc finger protein 708-like, whose translation is MESPLFTESSPPIDGAERTAGFLTQSPVSFGEVAIHFNSEEWLLLDPNQKVLHEEVMLEMSRIMASLAFDTQKKGNDREPNLVPLQIIKTEIPEETSTNNRGRRKRGKNHNWREKTISEYVEMDRFLTQHDSKESTEKCRSRKRFKVSPNVSNHYKNSKSFSSNNVTSHKKIQAREKPYNGVDYGKSVGWRDTLTFHEKIHTREKLYKCLECGKSFKYKGYLKSHKRIHKRRKPYKCVDCGKTFSVKSSLACHKRKHTGKKPYKCMECGKSFSVKSSLTSHKRIHTGEKPYKCLECRKTFHHSSQLTLHERMHTGEKLYKCLDCGKSFSQSSDLTTHFRVHTGEKPYKCMECEKSFSVKSSLTSHKRIHTGEKPYKCKQCEKSFSSSRYLRSHRRIHSGRKPYNCVDCGQRFSLKSCLTSHKRVHTGEKPYKCLDCGKSFSQSGGLATHFRVHTGEKPYECLECGKSFSVKSGLTSHKRVHTGEKPYKCLDCGRGFRLSSGLAIHKLIHTGEKPYKCMECGKSFSVKCSLTSHKRVHTGEKPYKCLDCGRGFSQSSGLATHKRVHTGEKPYKCMECGKSYRNSSYLNLHKRFHTGEKPYKCMECGKSFSVKSSLTSHKRIHTGEKPYKCLECRKSFRQSNQLILHNRIHTGEKPYKCTVCGKTFAASGHLMYHKRTHTGEKPYKCLECGKGFCDNRTLTSHNRIHKGEKSCMP
- the PFDN6 gene encoding prefoldin subunit 6, with the protein product MQAEKDTMGEALQKKLQTELEKYQQLQKDMSKCMTARQKLEAQLTENHVVKEELDLLDSSNAVYKLIGPVLVKQDTEEAKATVGKRLEYITGEIKRYEAQIQDFERKSEQHREALGRLQQEFQRTQGKVSVKT